The nucleotide sequence ACGATATCAGCCTGTCGGCTTTCCTGCATTGGATAAAAGATCGTCCGATTCAACTAAGATTTATCGAATTGATGGAAACGGGTGACGGTGGTGAAATGTTTCGCCAATACCACATTTCGGGGGAAATTATCCGGGAACGCCTGCTGCTCGATGGCTGGCATTTGCTTCAACGTTCACGCAGTGATGGCCCTGCACAGGTTTTTAGCCATCCTGATTATCAGGGAGAAGTGGGTTTAATTATGCCTTATGAGAAAAATTTTTGTCAGAGTTGTAATCGATTACGTGTTTCTTCAATAGGTCATCTTCATTTATGCCTGTTTGGTGAACAGGGGATACCACTGCGTGACTTATTGGCGAGTGAAAAACAACTCGATGATCTGAAATTGCGTATTCAGGATGGATTGCGGCATAAACGGGAAACCCATTTTCTTCATCAAGGTGACAGCGGTATCACGCCAAATCTTTCCGTCATCGGCGGTTAATTTACCGTCTGGATATTGTTGTTTTTTCAGGAGCTGAGAATGTCTCAATTAACCCACATCAATTCTACCGGTGAAGCGCATATGGTTGATGTTTCTGCTAAAGCTGAAACATCACGCGAGGCACGGGCAGAAGCGTTTGTTGGAATGAAGCCGGAAACACTGGCGATGATTATTGAAGGTCGCCATCACAAAGGTGATGTATTTGCCACCGCGAGGATTGCGGGTATCCAAGCAGCCAAGCGCACATGGGAATTAATTCCGCTGTGTCATCCATTACTGCTCACTAAAGTAGAAGTCCAGTTGGAAGCTCAGACAAAATATAACCGGGTCAGAATTGAATCCTGTTGTCGTCTGACTGGGAAAACCGGTGTTGAAATGGAGGCCCTGACAGCGGCGTCAGTCGCGGCTTTGACAATTTACGATATGTGTAAAGCGGTACAGAAAGATATGGTCATTGGGCCAGTGCGTTTACTGGAGAAAATCGGTGGTAAATTAGGCCATTTTAAGGTGGAGCAATGATTAAAGTCCTGTTTTTTGCTCAGGTACGTGAGCTGGTAGGTACTGATTCACTGGATCTCGATAATCGTTACACAACCGTTGACAGTTTGAGAATGGCGTTAATATCAAAGGGAGAACGTTGGGCTTTGGCATTGGAAAATGGAAAATTGTTGTCAGCGGTAAACCAATCTCTGGTTCATGGCGGGCACCGATTACAGGATGGCGATGAAGTGGCCTTTTTCCCGCCGGTGACTGGGGGATAATAAATGGAAAACACCCGCATTTTCGTTGGGCCGAAGAATTTCAAGCTAGGGGATGAATATCAATGGCTTGCTCAATGTGATGAAGATGGTGCTATTGTCACTTTCACCGGCAAAGTCCGCAATCATAATTTGGGAGATAATGTCGGGGCGCTGAGATTGGAACACTATCCGGGAATGACGGAAAAAACATTACGGCGTATTGTCACCGAAGCACGCAGTCGCTGGCCGTTGCAGCGAATCAGTGTTGTCCATCGGGTTGGTACATTGTATCCGGGTGATGAGATCGTGTTTGTGGGTGTGACCGGTGCTCATCGTCATATGGCTTTTGAAGCGGCTGAATTTATTATGGATTTTTTGAAAACGCAGGCACCTTTCTGGAAAAAGGAGTTCTTGCCTGATGGTGAACGTTGGGTTGAATCCCGAGAGAGCGATCAGGAAGCCGTGAAACGCTGGTAATGAAAGTATTGGTTAAATTCTGCGAAACGCTTCGAAAAAGGATTGAATAAAAGGATTACTATATGAGTAATTATTGAATAGTGAATTGTTTTGTTTATATTCTATGATAATGTATAAAACTTGAGTGGGTTGTTGGTACTGAACAACCTAGGTCTTTAATATCGTTATAAAAGGTAAGCTTCATGGATCGATATCCACGCTCTAATGGTTCGATAATCCAGCAAGCTGGAACCGGCCTACAAACTTATATGGCCCAGGTTTATGGTTGGATGACTTGTGGTCTGTTGTTAACCGCGTTTGTGGCTTGGTATGTGTCACAAAATCAGAATGTTGTTTTATATATTTTCTCAAATTCAATACTATTTTATGGGTTGATTATTGCTCAGTTTGGGTTGGTTTTCGTCCTCTCTGGCATGATTAACCGCATAGGAGCTTCGTTAGCCACAGGGTTGTTTATGCTCTATTCAGCTCTGACCGGCCTGACGCTTTCCAGTATTTTCGTTATCTATACTATTGGCTCCGTTGCGAGCACTTTTGTCGTGACGGCCGGGATGTTTGGTGCGCTGAGTTTTTATGGCTATACCACCAAACGTAGCCTGAGTGGCCTTGGTAGCTTCTTATTTATGGGGCTGATCGGCATCATTTTGGCTTCTCTGATTAACTTATGGTTAAAGAGTGAAGCGTTGACGTGGGCGGTAACCTACATTGGTGTCGTTATTTTTGCGGGCTTAACCGCTTACGACACTCAGAAGCTGAAAGAGATGGGTGAAGATTTGGATGTGAATGACAAAGAGAATTTGCGTAAATTTTCTATTGTTGGTGCATTGACGCTGTATTTAGACTTCATCAATATGTTCTTGATGTTATTGCGTATTTTTGGCGATCGCCGTTAATTGATATTTTCAGTGTAGCTAAAGTAACTTTAGCTACACTGAGTTTTAGGCTTATTTTCTAATAACAAAGAATTATATTGCTTTATTGATCTAAAAATTCACAATTATACCCTATGGATTTCAAGATGGATCGCGGCGGCAAGGGAGCGAATCCCCAGGAGCATAGATAACGATGTGACCGGGGTGAGAGAGTGCAGCCAACAAAGAAGCAACTTGAAAGATGACGGGTATATATTTTTATGAATTGTGCTGGCGCTTATATTAAAAAAGTATTTATGGAATTAATAATATCTGAATAACAGGTATGGTTATTTTGCATACCGAGTGATTCTTTTAAATTGGTTTAACAGTTGATGGTGAGAAATATCTATGAAGCATGTCTTGAATGCGGATTAACTCCACGTAATTCATATTTAACCTCAGCTTTGTTTAAAAATATCGATATCACAATCCCGTAAATTCAAGCTCGGTTTTTTTAGGTTGGAATGTATAAGCAATTTTAGACATGCCTGAGGATCTCCACTATTTTGTTTTCTTTAGCAAAAGCTTTGATCGTGTCTCAGGCGCTTAATTCCCTTCTTAAGCAAATCTCAGGTTATTTACTGAGACATTATTACTTCAAATATAATAATGTTTTGTTATTATTAAATAAGTAGTGTAATTATAATGGTTAATATGGATTTTATATAAATTATTTATGATTAATTGATTTTTGATTCATGGTAATATAAATTGCTACAAAGGGAAGGTTTATTATATAGGAGCCATGATTCACGATATTCTTACAAGAGAATTCAATGGGGTTTATTATATGAACAATAATAAATTTATAAATTACAAGAAAATTATTAACATCTCAGAAAGTGATTGGGAAAATGCAGAAAATAATAAGATATCAGGTTTAGATGTAAAGGTATCTGGTATAAATTATATGACAGACCAATATGGCCGAGAGTTTCATCATTTCTGTACTACATCATATCTTGGTCTGGATTATCATAAAGATATATTAAATGGTGCTATAGACGCGATAAAAGAAACTGGGTCACTTCGTATACCTAACTCGAAGAATAGGTGTAAACTTTCCATCTTAGAAGATTATGAACGGGAATTGTCAGCGTTATTTAATGCCGAATGTTTAAGTACATTATCATGTAGTTCTGCAAGTTCAGGTATATTGCCTTTGCTTGCATCGGGTGTTTTCACTGGAAACGTAAACCCTGTGATGGTATTTGACAAATATTCTCATTATTCTATGAATCATTTAAAACCATCATGTGCTGATGAAACAGAGGTGATAACAGCCCCACATAACGATATGGGTTATCTTGAAGATATATGTAAAATACATAAGAAAGTGGTTTATGTAGCAGATGGTGTATATAGTATGGGAGGTGTTGCTGACATAAATTCAATAATGTATTTAAAAGAGCGATATGGGTTATTCACCTACTTGGATGATTCACATGCTTTATCTGCTATAGGAGATAAAGGCTGTGGATATGTAAGGTCACATATTAAGGAGCTGGATGAGGACTCCATTATCGTTGCTTCTTTGGCTAAATCATTTGCAGCCAGTGGTGGTTTAGTCATGTTGGGTAGTCGTAATCAAAAGAAACTCATTCATCGCTATGGTGGCCCGAGTAATTGGTCTCAGAGCTTAAATTCAGCGGCAATAGGAGCTGGAAGAGCTTCAATTAGGATACATTACAAGCCTGAGCTTAAAGAGCTTCAGGAAAAATTGAAAAAAAATATACAATTATTTGACAGTTTAATAACTACAGATCAATTTGGCAGTTCGACTGCAATACGATTAATTCAATGTGGTGATGCTTCGTTGGCAAATAAAACGGCTGCATTTCTAGCTGAAAATGGCTTTTTTACATCGTCAGTTTTTTTCCCTGTCGTTCCTCAAGGGCGGGCTGCAATTAGAGTGACTCTCAGAGCTGATATGGATAGTGATTTAATTAAACGATTTTGTTATTTAATTACTGATTTCTTAAGAGAGTCCTTATATCAAGAGAGTGCCACTTTAAACTCCCTAATAAGTGTAGCGTAAAGAAGACAATTTTATTGTGGGGAGGGGATAAAAATCTCATACCCCATATTAAATCTTCTTATTAAAATTATTTTCCAAGTGTACAAGACAATTATCGGTTAATAAAAATGAAAAAAAATTTATTATTAATACCATGTATATCCATTTTTATAGCCCAACTTGGTATGACCATGTATCTCCCTGCTGTACCTGAAATCGCGTCAGATTTACACTTAAATATAAACCATACTTCATGGATGCTTTCATCATACTTAATTGGAATGGCTTCATTAATGCTGGTGTGGGGCGGAATATGTGATATTTGGGGGGGAAAGAAATCAATGTTTTTTGCTCTTATTATATTATTTGCATGTAGTGTTGGTGTGACGCTATCAACTAATATTTATTCTTTGATTTTAATTAGGTTCTTTCAGGGTGTTGGCGCTGGTGGAGTTTCTGTTATTGCCCGATCAATTTTGCGTGATAATTTTAGAGGAGATGAGTTGGCAAAAGCATTATCTTACTTATCTATAGCATTTGTCATTTCTTTGGGCATTGGGCAATCGATAGGTTCTGTTATACTGACTATTCTGGGATGGAAATCTATATTTTATGTTTTGGCTTTTGGAGCATTAATCTCAATGCTGTTGTTATCAGCAAAAAAATATAATCATAGTAAAAATGAAAAAAATTCAGTATATAAATATATCAATTTGTTAAAAAATAAATATTATATATATGCGGTTTTCATTGGTGGAATTGGCTATGGTGCAATTATATCATTCAATATTATGGCTCCATTGATTTTTAAGTTTAATTTTGGTTGGTCGGAAAGCCAATATGGTATTATAGGCATTCCAATCAGTATGTCTTATTTACTTGGAGCGATAATTTTAAATCGATACATAGTATATTGCGGTAGAGCTAATCTCATGAAAATAGGAATAATTTTAATTCTTATTGGTGGTGTGGTTATGTTTGTTGGGA is from Photorhabdus laumondii subsp. laumondii and encodes:
- the moaE gene encoding molybdopterin synthase catalytic subunit MoaE, whose translation is MENTRIFVGPKNFKLGDEYQWLAQCDEDGAIVTFTGKVRNHNLGDNVGALRLEHYPGMTEKTLRRIVTEARSRWPLQRISVVHRVGTLYPGDEIVFVGVTGAHRHMAFEAAEFIMDFLKTQAPFWKKEFLPDGERWVESRESDQEAVKRW
- a CDS encoding aminotransferase class I/II-fold pyridoxal phosphate-dependent enzyme, with translation MNNNKFINYKKIINISESDWENAENNKISGLDVKVSGINYMTDQYGREFHHFCTTSYLGLDYHKDILNGAIDAIKETGSLRIPNSKNRCKLSILEDYERELSALFNAECLSTLSCSSASSGILPLLASGVFTGNVNPVMVFDKYSHYSMNHLKPSCADETEVITAPHNDMGYLEDICKIHKKVVYVADGVYSMGGVADINSIMYLKERYGLFTYLDDSHALSAIGDKGCGYVRSHIKELDEDSIIVASLAKSFAASGGLVMLGSRNQKKLIHRYGGPSNWSQSLNSAAIGAGRASIRIHYKPELKELQEKLKKNIQLFDSLITTDQFGSSTAIRLIQCGDASLANKTAAFLAENGFFTSSVFFPVVPQGRAAIRVTLRADMDSDLIKRFCYLITDFLRESLYQESATLNSLISVA
- the moaC gene encoding cyclic pyranopterin monophosphate synthase MoaC, whose protein sequence is MSQLTHINSTGEAHMVDVSAKAETSREARAEAFVGMKPETLAMIIEGRHHKGDVFATARIAGIQAAKRTWELIPLCHPLLLTKVEVQLEAQTKYNRVRIESCCRLTGKTGVEMEALTAASVAALTIYDMCKAVQKDMVIGPVRLLEKIGGKLGHFKVEQ
- a CDS encoding MFS transporter, producing MKKNLLLIPCISIFIAQLGMTMYLPAVPEIASDLHLNINHTSWMLSSYLIGMASLMLVWGGICDIWGGKKSMFFALIILFACSVGVTLSTNIYSLILIRFFQGVGAGGVSVIARSILRDNFRGDELAKALSYLSIAFVISLGIGQSIGSVILTILGWKSIFYVLAFGALISMLLLSAKKYNHSKNEKNSVYKYINLLKNKYYIYAVFIGGIGYGAIISFNIMAPLIFKFNFGWSESQYGIIGIPISMSYLLGAIILNRYIVYCGRANLMKIGIILILIGGVVMFVGSIVGGILEIILYSAYFLVVLGQAINYPISLSIASDKTPVTGSSVMALIGFIHQIIAAFVGGITGLFSYKESYILPLTIIVLSSFLLFLFYKVNKKSEK
- the moaD gene encoding molybdopterin synthase sulfur carrier subunit, giving the protein MIKVLFFAQVRELVGTDSLDLDNRYTTVDSLRMALISKGERWALALENGKLLSAVNQSLVHGGHRLQDGDEVAFFPPVTGG
- a CDS encoding Bax inhibitor-1/YccA family protein, yielding MDRYPRSNGSIIQQAGTGLQTYMAQVYGWMTCGLLLTAFVAWYVSQNQNVVLYIFSNSILFYGLIIAQFGLVFVLSGMINRIGASLATGLFMLYSALTGLTLSSIFVIYTIGSVASTFVVTAGMFGALSFYGYTTKRSLSGLGSFLFMGLIGIILASLINLWLKSEALTWAVTYIGVVIFAGLTAYDTQKLKEMGEDLDVNDKENLRKFSIVGALTLYLDFINMFLMLLRIFGDRR